A stretch of Argiope bruennichi chromosome 10, qqArgBrue1.1, whole genome shotgun sequence DNA encodes these proteins:
- the LOC129989244 gene encoding uncharacterized protein LOC129989244: MEHVNRLLKKREDFEHYVDSICSDADHVFEVTLPVYAKKQLEENIRLRAQCQEASDNLLAVQDQSRRLKDVQKLLDLEKETQKSAKIRLNDFQARLQGRQSRLLKLNAYLQSTHSIARDDLRDIQSEIRANQRKISRTVDKISNVEEILRDQENYTNSLVEQMEKKIDKNGLRISKVLRAGQILKAKVKEVEDEKSCIDLDLLKQIRMLLDDD, translated from the coding sequence ATGGAACATGTTAACCGGTTGCTGAAAAAACGAGAAGATTTCGAACATTATGTCGACTCAATCTGTTCTGATGCTGACCACGTCTTCGAGGTCACCCTACCAGTATATGCCAAAAAACAGCTAGAAGAAAATATTCGACTTCGAGCCCAATGTCAAGAAGCTTCGGACAACTTGCTGGCAGTCCAAGATCAGAGCAGACGCCTGAAAGACGTCCAGAAGTTACTGGATCTGGAAAAAGAAACCCAGAAATCAGCAAAAATAAGGCTGAATGACTTTCAAGCACGTCTTCAAGGTCGCCAAAGCCGTCTGCTGAAATTAAACGCCTATCTACAGTCAACACACAGTATTGCGAGAGATGACTTACGAGACATCCAGTCTGAGATTCGAGCCAATCAGAGAAAGATATCTCGCACAGTCGACAAAATCTCAAACGTGGAAGAGATATTGCGTGATCAGGAGAATTACACGAATTCGCTGGTGGAACAGATGGAAAAGAAAATCGACAAGAATGGTCTCAGAATATCGAAAGTCTTGAGAGCAGGTCAAATACTTAAGGCTAAAGTCAAGGAAGTGGAAGACGAGAAGAGTTGCATAGATTTGGACTTGTTGAAGCAAATTCGCATGCTTCTGGATGACGATTGA
- the LOC129988944 gene encoding protein spaetzle 3-like yields MYNVKGELRYIVQDPPHLEQCYLEATCSIPSDVCKNYGYGTGRRGTAGCESRHCHHTLLAWDPSSPDDGTFFDIFEYSCCCNCHTPMPQSTRSQLVG; encoded by the exons ATGTATAATGTTAAAGGAGAGTTGAGGTACATAGTGCAAGATCCACCCCACCTAGAGCAATGCTATCTAGAAGCCACCTGCAG CATACCCAGTGACGTATGCAAGAACTACGGTTACGGAACAGGACGACGGGGAACAGCAGGCTGTGAATCTCGCCATTGCCACCACACTCTCCTGGCTTGGGACCCATCCTCCCCTGACGACGGCACATTCTTCGATATTTTCGAGTACTCTTGCTGCTGCAATTGTCATACGCCCATGCCGCAATCGACCCGGTCGCAGCTCGTCGGATGA